A genomic region of Cotesia glomerata isolate CgM1 linkage group LG9, MPM_Cglom_v2.3, whole genome shotgun sequence contains the following coding sequences:
- the LOC123272175 gene encoding cold shock protein 1-like, whose translation MSPDDGKKKNSNNKPVTVAVNNTNNPTNSINSNSNNVNTNQIQNRNTNNTNNNANKSNNNFNNNNNSVSSTSAGVICYKCGVPGHTTRTCPQSKCQVCEKLGHTAKACPQVGGNNQNGTNGFTVRCQLCGTRGHSAKNCTSLSTNSNVASSSSSSPQYCSYHNSRSHSDANCKTLKAMNLAQGNRVTFISTGAGMDTHPARPTDSINQVQEVTLDDHLA comes from the coding sequence AGTAATAACAAACCGGTAACTGTTGCAGTAAATAATACAAACAATCCTACAAATTCTATTAATAGCAACTCAAATAACGTCAATACCAATCAAATTCAGAATCGTAATactaataatactaataataacgCTAATAAGTCtaacaataatttcaataataataataactcagTTTCATCAACTAGTGCTGGAGTCATTTGTTATAAATGTGGGGTTCCTGGACATACCACGAGGACTTGTCCTCAGAGTAAGTGTCAGGTTTGCGAAAAGTTAGGACATACAGCGAAAGCTTGTCCTCAAGTAGGTGGAAATAATCAAAACGGAACAAATGGTTTTACTGTACGGTGTCAATTATGTGGCACACGCGGACATTCAGCTAAAAATTGTACGTCTTTGTCAACAAACTCTAATGTagcttcttcttcttcttcttccccTCAATATTGTAGTTACCATAACAGTAGAAGTCATAGCGATGCAAATTGCAAAACCTTAAAAGCTATGAACCTCGCCCAGGGAAACCGGGTGACGTTTATTTCCACGGGCGCGGGAATGGACACCCACCCGGCGCGCCCCACCGATTCGATCAACCAAGTTCAGGAAGTCACCCTGGACGATCATCTTGCATAA